A portion of the Hydractinia symbiolongicarpus strain clone_291-10 chromosome 10, HSymV2.1, whole genome shotgun sequence genome contains these proteins:
- the LOC130612439 gene encoding outer dynein arm-docking complex subunit 3-like produces the protein MAEVSAKTLTEDIEELRRKIALLDGDRKAYYENSQWSIQMNKDTIQKLRTKNKELRLDLAKKKAGDEKVIDDAFQEKDPVRHCAMRGMSGKEAIGKLDQQVCETKKRLNALNHQCKMREKKLASLQTEYDQMQKDAATVTLAAVGESEEAQRLRILENRLDKMNLKLNEANKIRSTYVQILEHQKEERRTWPKQLDALEQGIKQQNEELKELHIMHNDAQIARDTARAELSKLEQSVYEAKKERESQLMEYKKQAAEKKEHAEKVEKRLQRASLQQDESTNDQKSQLSGEEQERKITTYEEAMSKIKEATGVSDIQEVVQRFLSQGDTQKHLEALKLNNDKTLVRLKEELEKLQREFEEMKYSGEAKMSSGQRLLEEYETNLKLIKEKEKEAKQKQKATSQILVDVKAGVEHLADKLQHLKAPKGQVPQAQLTPTSDEYILDLLGVCEQKLLKLMEELEGKDIQDVIKEMEDSEFRVSMEQKLPAHNTRVKLPAVNERIAGFEDDDDSGDDDDYLSRNAIKRNSQQIVDAKNKKHKARPKRKNKK, from the exons acgGTGACAGAAAAGCATATTATGAAAACTCTCAATGGTCAATACAAATGAACAAAGACACCATTCAAAAGCTGcgaacaaaaaataaagaattgcGTTTAGATCTTGCTAAAAAGAAAGCA GGCGATGAAAAAGTTATTGATGATGCTTTCCAAGAAAAAGATCCTGTTCGACATTGTGCCATGAGAGGAATGTCTGGAAAG gaaGCTATTGGGAAACTAGACCAGCAGgtttgtgaaacaaaaaaacggTTAAATGCTTTAAACCATCAGTGTAAAATGCGGGAGAAAAAGTTAGCATCGTTGCAAACTGAGTATGATCAAATGCAGAAAGATGCAGCCACAGTGACTCTTGCAGCTGTTGGAGAATCTGAAGAAGCACAG cgACTACGTATTCTTGAAAACCGCTTGGACAAgatgaatttaaaattaaatgaagCCAACAAAATTCGATCTACTTATGTGCAAATACTTGAACATCAAAAAGAG GAACGAAGAACATGGCCAAAACAGTTAGACGCTTTAGAACAAGGAATTAAACAGCAAAATGAGGAGTTAAAAGAGCTTCATATTATGCACAATGATGCTCAAATAGCACGTGATACAGCACGTGCTGAGCTATCAAAACTAGAGCAGTCGGTATATGAAGCTAAGAAGGAGAGGGAGTCACAGCTGATGGAATATAAGAAGCAAGCCGCTGAAAAAAAAGAGCATGCTGAAAAGGTTGAGAAAAGG ttACAAAGAGCTTCGTTGCAACAAGATGAAAGCACTAACG ACCAAAAATCACAACTGTCGGGCGAAGAGCAAGAACGAAAAATTACAACATATGAAGAAGCCATGTCCAAAATCAAAGAAGCTACCGGCGTTTCAGATATTCAA GAAGTGGTACAGAGGTTCCTTTCACAAGGTGACACGCAAAAACATCTCGAAGCATTGAAGTTGAATAACGACAAAACGTTGGTAAGGTTAAAGGAAGAACTTGAGAAATTACAAAGAGAATTTGAGGAAATGAAATATTCTGGTGAAGCGAAAATGTCAAG TGGTCAACGCTTGCTAGAAGAATACGAAaccaatttaaaattaattaaagagAA aGAGAAGGAAGCCAAGCAGAAACAGAAAGCGACAAGCCAAATCTTGGTTGATGTAAAGGCTGGGGTGGAACACCTTGCGGATAAATTGCAACATTTGAAAGCGCCGAAGGGGCAAGTCCCACAAGCACAACTCACGCCGACATCTGATGAATACATACTAGATCTGCTAG GTGTCTGTGAACAGAAATTGTTGAAGTTGATGGAAGAACTAGAAGGTAAAGATATACAAGATGTTATTAAAGAAATGGAAGACTCTGAATTTCGAGTGTCAATGGAACAAAAACTGCCAGCTCACAATACGAGAGTCAAACTACCTGCCGTCAACGAACGTATTGCTGGATTTGAAG atgATGACGATAGCGGAGATGATGATGACTATTTGTCGCGGAACGCCATCAAGAGAAATTCACAGCAAATTGTTGACGCCAAAAACAAAAAGCATAAAGCTAGACccaaaagaaagaataaaaaataa
- the LOC130662688 gene encoding pseudouridylate synthase RPUSD4, mitochondrial-like: MSSIKKWKLLQKYSSTVSSDFTKKLYLKNGLLAIFKPYGIPVHSGPKVKHCMTDIFPGLEKRYDLPNGSLELANRLDKNVTGVLLLTYEKETAAYIAYLQKHRKIEKTYLAILLGALSTRFGTLKGDPSDGGQKINYRKVIKKTELEPQAVTDFKILDNNMDTCMLAEFRTRTGYKHQIRLHASDVLKCPILGDHKYHHGPNGPQPLSLRMMQLLRMQGVKQNESDKGKIRPWQRGLVPLHLFAQSVFIPGLDDGKDVEIVAEPPPYFFETMTKCNLLTNREEVEERETQDKQRKRFPIYRDTVFVPKGIPRNQPMHETSL, from the exons ATGAGTTCtattaaaaaatggaaattgTTACAAAAGTATTCAAGCACTGTGTCGAGTGACTTTACAAAGAAATTGTACCTCAAGAACGGATTGCTGGCGATTTTTAAACCCTACGGAATACCAGTTCATTCTGGTCCAAAAGTTAAGCATTGCATGACTGATATATTCCCTGGACTTGAAAAAAGATATGATCTTCCTAACGGTAGCCTGGAACTAGCAAATAGATTGGATAAAAATGTAACAGGTGTGTTGCTGTTGACGTATGAGAAGGAAACAGCAGCTTATATAGCTTATTTACAGAAGCATcggaaaatagaaaaaacataTTTAGCGATTTTGTTAGGTGCGCTGTCGACAAGATTTGGCACTTTAAAAGGTGATCCCAGTGATGGAgggcaaaaaataaattataggaAAGTTATTAAGAAAACTGAG TTGGAGCCTCAGGCAGTTACAGATTTCAAAATTCTCGACAATAACATGGACACGTGTATGCTGGCAGAATTTCGAACGAGAACAGGATACAAACACCAAATTCGTCTCCATGCTTCAGATGTGTTAAAATGTCCTATACTTGGTGATCATAAATACCACCATGGACCAAATGGTCCCCAACCATTGTCCCTCAGAATGATGCAATTACTACGCATGCAAGGTGTTAAACAGAATGAATCTGACAAAGGAAAAATCAGACCATGGCAACGTGGTCTCGTTCCGTTGCATCTGTTTGCGCAGAGCGTGTTTATACCAGGACTTGACGACGGCAAAGATGTCGAAATAGTCGCTGAACCTCCCCCATATTTTTTTGAGACGATGACAAAATGTAACTTGCTGACAAATAGAGAAGAGGTGGAGGAGAGAGAAACGCAAGACAAACAAAGGAAACGATTTCCAATATATAGAGATACAGTTTTTGTTCCAAAGGGTATTCCCCGAAATCAACCGATGCATGAAACTTCTCTGtaa
- the LOC130662689 gene encoding uncharacterized protein LOC130662689 isoform X1, which produces MPHVLFLLFRLETAIAILFVVGQFTGVYLDFSHVKHHASRQMKKNKLPLHERTTEFYRIPVTGEDELSTPVENSDVRDNVMFPRLYKRELNQKNPRKRVSSDYRRLKRVRKSHLSTKQFLKDTHTRIKKTLRQDGRRRTEILTPKFHVSIIDRYPYRGFLKKKLKDANASRRSNFIFANDNDNDVAEEFEEGSDANSEIKPNMLEAVKHFSSIPQRVLKETESEHLLDENMPSTRGLPVLQTIYKKQQKKKRLTKLFVRFMKDMTQKLKIDPLTVADLLVSDKKVKRSAGQ; this is translated from the exons aTGCCTCACGtactatttttattgtttagatTAGAAACTGCGATAGCTATCTTGTTTGTGGTTGGTCAATTCACAG GTGTGTATTTGGATTTTTCTCATGTGAAACATCATGCTAGCAGGCAAATGAAGAAAAACAAACTTCCATTACATGAACGCACAACCGAATTTTATCGGATTCCAGTAACGGGCGAAGATGAGTTATCAACTCCGGTTGAAAATAGTGACGTCAGAGATAATGTAATGTTTCCGAGGTTGTATAAGCGAGAACTAAATCAAAAGAATCCGAGAAAACGCGTTTCATCTGATTATAGGCGTTTAAAACGCGTGCGTAAAAGTCATTTATCAacaaaacagtttttaaaagaCACACATACGCGCATTAAGAAAACCTTAAGACAAGATGGACGAAGAAGAACCGAAATATTGACTCCGAAATTTCACGTTAGTATAATTGACCGATATCCATACAGAGGCTTCCTCAAGAAGAAACTCAAAGATGCGAATGCCTCACGACGTTCGAATTTCATTTTTGCGAACGATAACGACAACGATGTAGCAGAAGAATTCGAAGAAGGTTCTGACGCAAACAGCGAAATTAAACCGAATATGTTGGAAGCTGTTAAGCATTTTTCAAGTATTCCTCAACGCGTTTTGAAGGAAACTGAAAGCGAGCATTTATTGGATGAAAACATGCCGTCAACACGTGGCTTACCCGTGCTACagacaatatataaaaaacaacagaaaaagaAACGACTGACAAAACTATTTGTCCGATTTATGAAGGATATGACGCAGAAATTGAAAATCGACCCTTTGACTGTTGCAGATTTGTTGGTTAGTGACAAGAAAGTGAAAAGATCTGCCGGACAATAA
- the LOC130612506 gene encoding transmembrane protein 222-like, giving the protein MRLYRSHHSLSGTLKIGLLGATHKFPNKSLDYNTFMAENLNDMEDVRMKINVKRNRYPYCVVWTPIPLLTWLFPFIGHMGIAYSSGVIRDFAGPYFVSEDDMAFGNPTRYLQFNPMKVNKGDWDQSISAASDEYKHRMHNLCCDNCHSHVAMALNLMEYDGSSSWNMIKLAFYSFIFGKYVNFCGFVKTWLPFVIMLSIILTVVIYFKI; this is encoded by the exons ATGCGCTTATATAGGTCACATCACAGCTTGAGTGGAACACTTAAGATTGGGCTCTTGGGTGCCACTCACAAATTCCCAAATAAAAG tTTAGATTATAATACTTTCATGGCTGAAAATCTGAATGATATGGAGGATGTTCGCATGAAAATTAATGTGAAAAGAAATCGTTATCCTTACTGCGTAGTATGGACCCCTATACCATTACTAACATGGTTGTTTCCTTTTATCGGTCATATGGGTATCGCTTACTCCTCTGGTGTCATACGTGATTTTGCTGGTCCTTATTTTGTGTCTGAAGACGATATGGCATTTGGAAACCCCACGCGTTACCTTCAATTTAACCCTATGAAAGTTAATAAAGGGGACTGGGATCAATCAATATCTGCAGCCTCTGATGAGTATAAACACAGAATGCATAATCTTTGTTGTGATAATTGTCATTCACATGTGGCTATGGCGTTAAATTTAATGGAGTATGACGGAAGCTCCAGTTGGAACATGATAAAGCTtgctttttattcatttatatttGGGAAATATGTGAATTTCTGTGGATTTGTAAAAACATGGCTACCGTTTGTAATAATGTTATCCATCATATTGACGGTTGTcatctattttaaaatttaa
- the LOC130662689 gene encoding uncharacterized protein LOC130662689 isoform X2: protein MRLETAIAILFVVGQFTGVYLDFSHVKHHASRQMKKNKLPLHERTTEFYRIPVTGEDELSTPVENSDVRDNVMFPRLYKRELNQKNPRKRVSSDYRRLKRVRKSHLSTKQFLKDTHTRIKKTLRQDGRRRTEILTPKFHVSIIDRYPYRGFLKKKLKDANASRRSNFIFANDNDNDVAEEFEEGSDANSEIKPNMLEAVKHFSSIPQRVLKETESEHLLDENMPSTRGLPVLQTIYKKQQKKKRLTKLFVRFMKDMTQKLKIDPLTVADLLVSDKKVKRSAGQ, encoded by the exons ATGAG atTAGAAACTGCGATAGCTATCTTGTTTGTGGTTGGTCAATTCACAG GTGTGTATTTGGATTTTTCTCATGTGAAACATCATGCTAGCAGGCAAATGAAGAAAAACAAACTTCCATTACATGAACGCACAACCGAATTTTATCGGATTCCAGTAACGGGCGAAGATGAGTTATCAACTCCGGTTGAAAATAGTGACGTCAGAGATAATGTAATGTTTCCGAGGTTGTATAAGCGAGAACTAAATCAAAAGAATCCGAGAAAACGCGTTTCATCTGATTATAGGCGTTTAAAACGCGTGCGTAAAAGTCATTTATCAacaaaacagtttttaaaagaCACACATACGCGCATTAAGAAAACCTTAAGACAAGATGGACGAAGAAGAACCGAAATATTGACTCCGAAATTTCACGTTAGTATAATTGACCGATATCCATACAGAGGCTTCCTCAAGAAGAAACTCAAAGATGCGAATGCCTCACGACGTTCGAATTTCATTTTTGCGAACGATAACGACAACGATGTAGCAGAAGAATTCGAAGAAGGTTCTGACGCAAACAGCGAAATTAAACCGAATATGTTGGAAGCTGTTAAGCATTTTTCAAGTATTCCTCAACGCGTTTTGAAGGAAACTGAAAGCGAGCATTTATTGGATGAAAACATGCCGTCAACACGTGGCTTACCCGTGCTACagacaatatataaaaaacaacagaaaaagaAACGACTGACAAAACTATTTGTCCGATTTATGAAGGATATGACGCAGAAATTGAAAATCGACCCTTTGACTGTTGCAGATTTGTTGGTTAGTGACAAGAAAGTGAAAAGATCTGCCGGACAATAA